The Petropleomorpha daqingensis genome includes a window with the following:
- a CDS encoding DUF3866 family protein, with protein MSSSGESRIRWRRGRVTATGKAWRDALELTVEVPDDGELKALAHPSLVGTPQVGDDVLLNTTAWAQRLGTGGYALVVAVPDRLPPDPTGPGHLVKARYTPLQVTVQGVDEQDTEHHATIADADDLGGMPVVVADLHSALPAVLIGVLATDPDLKVAYVMTDGGALVAGFSRTLSALAPSLVGVVTVGQAFGGDLEAVTLHTGLLAARHVLGADVAVVTQGPGNLGTGTPWGFSGVAAGEACNAVTVLGGEAVGALRISEADPRPRHRGVSHHSLTAFGRVALGGVTLVAPRGLSSELGGQIGEDLAGQPERNPVVWIDTDGLDEALKLSPVPLSTMGRGLEEERAYFLAAAAAGRYAAFQVPVPDEEAD; from the coding sequence GTGAGCAGTTCGGGGGAATCTCGGATCCGCTGGCGGCGCGGGCGTGTCACGGCGACCGGCAAGGCGTGGCGCGACGCGCTGGAGCTGACCGTCGAGGTGCCCGACGACGGCGAGCTGAAGGCGCTGGCCCACCCGTCGCTGGTCGGCACGCCCCAGGTCGGCGACGACGTCCTGCTGAACACCACCGCGTGGGCGCAGCGGCTCGGCACGGGCGGGTACGCGCTGGTCGTCGCCGTCCCGGACCGGCTGCCGCCGGACCCGACCGGGCCGGGCCACCTGGTCAAGGCGCGCTACACCCCGCTGCAGGTGACCGTGCAGGGCGTCGACGAGCAGGACACCGAGCACCACGCGACCATCGCCGACGCCGACGACCTCGGCGGCATGCCCGTCGTCGTGGCCGATCTGCACTCGGCGCTGCCGGCGGTGCTCATCGGCGTCCTCGCCACCGACCCCGACCTCAAGGTCGCCTACGTGATGACCGACGGCGGCGCGCTGGTGGCCGGCTTCTCGCGGACGCTCTCGGCGCTGGCGCCCTCCCTGGTGGGGGTGGTCACCGTCGGGCAGGCGTTCGGCGGAGACCTGGAGGCGGTCACGCTGCACACCGGGCTGCTGGCGGCCCGGCACGTGCTCGGCGCCGACGTCGCCGTCGTCACCCAGGGGCCGGGCAACCTCGGCACCGGGACGCCGTGGGGTTTCTCCGGCGTCGCGGCAGGCGAGGCCTGCAACGCGGTGACCGTGCTCGGCGGCGAGGCCGTCGGGGCGCTCCGGATCAGCGAGGCCGACCCGAGGCCGCGGCACCGCGGGGTGTCGCACCACTCGCTGACCGCGTTCGGCCGGGTGGCGCTCGGCGGGGTGACGCTGGTGGCGCCGCGGGGGCTGTCGTCGGAGCTGGGCGGGCAGATCGGCGAGGACCTCGCCGGGCAGCCCGAGCGCAACCCGGTCGTCTGGATCGACACCGACGGGCTCGACGAGGCGCTGAAGCTCTCCCCCGTGCCGCTGTCGACGATGGGCCGCGGGCTCGAGGAGGAGCGCGCCTACTTCCTCGCCGCGGCGGCCGCGGGGCGCTACGCCGCGTTCCAGGTGCCGGTGCCCGACGAGGAGGCCGACTGA
- a CDS encoding phosphotransferase family protein encodes MEVTGLREGRSPWLLRLSTGAELVLRIGGDRASLATEVAGLRLAGAHGLPVPQLVAADLDRLLVLTTAVPGTSRLSGPPSSARLRAIGAAAAAVHRVPAPPPSPELPVRTQPIGGVDFAALRRAAPVRPLLAEAEAALGRLPVPSSPPVFVHGDLWQGNLLWDGETLTGLVDWDCAGVGPAGVDLGALRCDAATSVGGSAPEEILAGYEQAAGGRFPEVAYWDVVAALATPPTIEWFLDAVRDQGRTDLDQPTMLARRDAFLEAALARL; translated from the coding sequence GTGGAGGTCACCGGCCTCCGCGAAGGGCGCTCGCCCTGGCTGCTGCGCCTGTCGACCGGAGCGGAACTGGTGCTGCGGATCGGCGGCGACCGGGCGAGCCTGGCCACGGAGGTGGCCGGGCTCCGGCTCGCCGGGGCGCACGGACTACCGGTCCCGCAGCTGGTCGCGGCCGATCTGGACCGGCTGCTCGTGCTGACCACGGCGGTGCCGGGCACCAGCCGGCTGTCCGGCCCGCCGTCGTCGGCGCGGTTGCGGGCGATCGGCGCGGCCGCGGCGGCGGTCCACCGGGTGCCCGCTCCCCCGCCGTCCCCGGAGCTGCCCGTGCGCACCCAGCCGATCGGCGGGGTCGACTTCGCCGCGCTGCGCCGCGCCGCGCCGGTGCGCCCGCTGCTGGCCGAGGCGGAGGCGGCGCTCGGGCGGCTGCCGGTGCCGTCGTCCCCGCCGGTGTTCGTGCACGGCGACCTGTGGCAGGGCAACCTGCTGTGGGACGGCGAGACGCTGACCGGTCTCGTCGACTGGGACTGCGCCGGCGTCGGACCCGCCGGCGTCGACCTCGGGGCGCTGCGCTGCGACGCGGCCACCTCGGTCGGCGGGAGCGCGCCGGAGGAGATCCTGGCCGGCTACGAGCAGGCGGCAGGTGGGCGATTCCCCGAGGTCGCCTACTGGGACGTGGTCGCCGCGCTGGCGACGCCGCCGACGATCGAGTGGTTCCTCGACGCCGTCCGCGACCAGGGCCGGACCGACCTGGACCAGCCGACGATGCTCGCCCGCCGGGACGCGTTCCTGGAGGCCGCGCTCGCCCGGCTCTGA
- the tatA gene encoding Sec-independent protein translocase subunit TatA translates to MNLGAPEIILIILAVLLLFGYKKLPDASRSIGRSLRIFKGEMKGMKDDDVRADVRTKDAASTTPVVPPATPPSSDLTAQLSAEAAEAEARAAEARAAELRARADQARVTDTRG, encoded by the coding sequence ATGAACCTCGGCGCCCCGGAGATCATCCTGATCATCCTCGCCGTCCTGCTGCTCTTCGGGTACAAGAAGCTGCCCGACGCCTCGCGCTCGATCGGCCGTTCGCTGCGGATCTTCAAGGGCGAGATGAAGGGCATGAAGGACGACGACGTGCGCGCCGACGTCCGCACCAAGGACGCCGCCTCGACCACGCCCGTCGTGCCCCCGGCCACCCCGCCGTCGTCCGACCTGACCGCGCAGCTGTCGGCCGAGGCCGCCGAGGCGGAGGCGCGCGCGGCCGAGGCCCGCGCCGCGGAGCTGCGCGCCCGGGCCGACCAGGCGCGCGTGACCGACACCCGCGGCTGA
- a CDS encoding diacylglycerol/lipid kinase family protein, translating to MDVAVLVSPSAGRGKASTATGGVLAALRAGGLTPQVLDATTRDDAERQAAKAVAGGVPAVVAVGGDGTVHAALQAVAGTTTPLAVVPAGTGNDLALALGIPADPVAAAAAAAADLLDGRTTAIDAGRTGDRWWATVLCCGFDSAVSDRANRLRWPRGRRRYDVAILAELARMRSHDVTLVLDGVQSSVPVTLIAVGNTSTYGGALRICPGAQPDDGMFDVTVVAPMSRRQLVSTRPRLAEGTHVDHPLVTVHRARRVELSCTGVSTWADGEPVAPLPVVTECVPGAVHVLGAGRR from the coding sequence GTGGACGTCGCGGTCCTGGTCAGCCCGTCCGCGGGACGGGGCAAGGCGAGCACGGCCACCGGCGGCGTGCTCGCGGCGCTGCGCGCCGGCGGGTTGACCCCGCAGGTGCTGGACGCGACCACCCGGGACGACGCCGAGCGCCAGGCCGCCAAGGCCGTCGCCGGAGGGGTGCCGGCGGTGGTCGCCGTCGGCGGGGACGGCACGGTGCACGCGGCGCTGCAGGCGGTCGCCGGGACGACGACGCCGCTGGCCGTCGTCCCCGCGGGCACCGGCAACGACCTGGCGCTGGCGCTGGGCATCCCGGCCGACCCCGTGGCGGCGGCCGCGGCGGCCGCCGCCGACCTGCTCGACGGCCGGACGACGGCGATCGACGCCGGGCGCACCGGGGATCGCTGGTGGGCCACGGTGCTGTGCTGCGGTTTCGACTCCGCGGTCTCCGACCGGGCCAACCGGCTGCGCTGGCCGCGCGGGCGCCGCCGCTACGACGTGGCGATCCTGGCCGAGCTGGCTCGGATGCGCAGCCACGACGTGACGCTGGTGCTCGACGGCGTGCAGTCCTCGGTCCCGGTCACGCTGATCGCCGTCGGCAACACGTCCACCTACGGCGGCGCGCTGCGGATCTGCCCCGGCGCGCAGCCCGACGACGGCATGTTCGACGTCACCGTGGTCGCGCCGATGAGCCGCCGGCAGCTGGTGAGCACGCGCCCGCGGCTGGCCGAGGGCACCCACGTGGACCACCCGCTGGTGACCGTGCACCGGGCGCGTCGCGTCGAGCTGTCCTGCACCGGCGTCAGCACCTGGGCCGACGGCGAGCCGGTCGCGCCGCTGCCGGTGGTCACCGAGTGCGTGCCGGGCGCCGTCCACGTCCTCGGCGCCGGCCGCCGCTGA
- the tatC gene encoding twin-arginine translocase subunit TatC has translation MSKRRRPPRDAAATMSLIAHLRELRNRIALALLFIAIATAICFWWYDHGLGTFIRAPYCSIPADNRALGTGSTSGDCALLVTDVFGGALIRLKVAFISGILLSAPLWLFQIWRFITPGLKQNEKRYGLTFVGASSALFALGAVLAYYSLKAGLTLLIQLAGNNVAVALTAQDYLGFVVSVLLAFGVSFEVPLLLVALNLVGVLSYDLLKRSRRWIFFLTIVFAAFITPTQDPFTMLLMALPMCLLFEAAIQIARVVDKRRARRAAVESFHDVGDDEASPLDASPSSLDDPTTTPFRG, from the coding sequence GTGAGCAAGAGGCGTCGCCCGCCGCGTGATGCCGCGGCGACGATGAGCCTGATCGCGCACCTGCGCGAGCTGCGCAACCGGATCGCCCTGGCACTGCTGTTCATCGCGATCGCCACCGCGATCTGCTTCTGGTGGTACGACCACGGGCTGGGCACCTTCATCCGCGCCCCGTACTGCTCGATCCCGGCCGACAACCGCGCGCTGGGCACCGGCTCGACGTCGGGGGACTGCGCGCTGCTGGTCACCGACGTGTTCGGTGGTGCGCTGATCCGGCTCAAGGTCGCCTTCATCTCCGGCATCCTGCTGTCCGCGCCGCTGTGGCTGTTCCAGATCTGGCGGTTCATCACCCCCGGCCTCAAGCAGAACGAGAAGCGCTACGGGCTGACCTTCGTCGGCGCCTCCTCGGCGCTGTTCGCCCTCGGTGCGGTGCTGGCCTACTACTCGCTCAAGGCGGGGCTGACCCTGCTGATCCAGCTCGCCGGCAACAACGTGGCCGTGGCGCTGACCGCGCAGGACTACCTCGGGTTCGTGGTCAGCGTGCTGCTGGCGTTCGGGGTGTCCTTCGAGGTCCCGCTGCTGCTGGTGGCGCTGAACCTGGTCGGGGTGCTGTCCTACGACCTGCTCAAGCGGTCGCGGCGGTGGATCTTCTTCCTGACCATCGTGTTCGCCGCGTTCATCACCCCCACCCAGGACCCGTTCACGATGCTGCTGATGGCGCTGCCGATGTGCCTGCTGTTCGAGGCGGCCATCCAGATCGCCCGCGTGGTGGACAAGCGCCGCGCCCGCCGGGCCGCCGTCGAGTCCTTCCACGACGTCGGCGACGACGAGGCCTCCCCGCTGGACGCCTCCCCGTCGTCCCTCGACGACCCCACGACCACGCCGTTCCGCGGCTGA
- a CDS encoding helix-turn-helix transcriptional regulator, translating to MSTPSTADRMTRLLTLVPYLRARPEGVRLAEAARDFGVPERQLRRDFELLWMCGLPGYGPGDLIDLSFEGDRVKVVFAAGMVRPLRLTTDEAVALIVALRTLLELPGLAERDAVSRALAKVSSAAGHAAERVTPVAVSVDAREQALAVVREGLERKRALHLHYYVPTRDERTERTVDPMRLLLVDGKWYLEAWCRRAEGVRLFRLDRVDDVQVLDEPAAPPPQAHERDVEGGVYQPEPDAPVVRLRLAHQARWVAEYYPVEDVEPVDDPAGGLAVTLRTADLAWARRLVTSLGGAALVDEPAELAKQVAADAREALSRYTGDAQAAPSSAG from the coding sequence ATGAGCACCCCCTCGACCGCCGACCGGATGACCCGGCTGCTCACCCTCGTGCCCTACCTGCGCGCCCGGCCCGAGGGGGTGCGGCTGGCCGAGGCGGCCCGCGACTTCGGCGTCCCGGAGCGCCAGCTGCGCCGGGACTTCGAGCTGCTGTGGATGTGCGGGCTGCCCGGCTACGGCCCGGGCGACCTGATCGACCTGTCTTTCGAGGGCGACCGGGTGAAGGTGGTCTTCGCCGCGGGCATGGTCCGGCCGCTGCGGCTGACCACCGACGAGGCGGTCGCGCTGATCGTCGCGCTGCGCACGCTCCTGGAGCTGCCCGGCCTGGCCGAGCGGGACGCGGTGAGCCGGGCGCTGGCCAAGGTGTCCAGCGCCGCGGGGCACGCCGCCGAGCGGGTCACGCCGGTCGCGGTCAGCGTCGACGCCCGCGAGCAGGCGCTCGCCGTCGTCCGGGAGGGGCTGGAGCGCAAGCGCGCGCTGCACCTGCACTACTACGTGCCCACCCGCGACGAGCGCACCGAGCGCACCGTCGACCCGATGCGGCTGCTGCTGGTCGACGGCAAGTGGTACCTGGAGGCGTGGTGCCGCCGCGCCGAGGGCGTGCGGCTGTTCCGGCTCGACCGGGTGGACGACGTCCAGGTGCTCGACGAGCCGGCCGCCCCGCCGCCGCAGGCCCACGAGCGCGACGTCGAGGGCGGGGTCTACCAGCCCGAGCCCGACGCGCCGGTGGTCCGGCTGCGCCTGGCGCACCAGGCCCGGTGGGTGGCCGAGTACTACCCGGTCGAGGACGTCGAGCCGGTCGACGACCCGGCCGGCGGGCTGGCGGTGACCCTGCGCACCGCCGACCTGGCGTGGGCGCGGCGGCTGGTCACCTCGCTCGGCGGCGCGGCCCTGGTCGACGAGCCGGCCGAGCTGGCCAAGCAGGTGGCCGCCGACGCGCGAGAAGCCCTCAGCAGGTACACCGGTGACGCGCAGGCTGCACCCAGCTCCGCTGGCTAG
- a CDS encoding 5'-3' exonuclease, which translates to MLLDAASLYFRAFYGVPTSVTSPDGRPVNAVRGFLDMTARLVGAHGPTRLVACWDDDWRPEFRVAALPSYKAHRVAPEGGEEVPDELSPQVPVLIDVLAAAGIARVGAPGFEADDVIGTLATRARGPVDVVTGDRDLFQLVDDERGIRVLYTARGITDIEAVDEAAVAAKYGIPGRAYADFAVLRGDPSDGLPGVAGVGAKTAAALITAFGDLAGIRSAVATTVVPRPPLTAAVLKKLHAASAYLDAAPVVVAVERNIDLPPVEGELPRAPADPDALAVLAERHNLDSPLRRLGAVLGWPADVLG; encoded by the coding sequence ATGCTGCTGGACGCGGCCAGCCTCTACTTCCGGGCCTTCTACGGGGTGCCGACGAGCGTCACGTCCCCCGACGGGCGGCCGGTCAACGCCGTGCGCGGCTTCCTGGACATGACCGCGCGGCTGGTCGGCGCGCACGGCCCGACCCGGCTGGTCGCCTGCTGGGACGACGACTGGCGGCCGGAATTCCGGGTCGCCGCGCTGCCCTCCTACAAGGCGCACCGGGTGGCACCCGAGGGCGGCGAGGAGGTGCCCGACGAGCTCTCGCCGCAGGTGCCGGTGCTGATCGACGTGCTGGCCGCGGCGGGGATCGCCCGGGTCGGCGCGCCCGGCTTCGAGGCCGACGACGTGATCGGCACGCTAGCCACCCGCGCCCGCGGGCCGGTCGACGTGGTCACCGGCGACCGCGACCTGTTCCAACTGGTGGACGACGAGCGCGGGATCCGGGTGCTGTACACCGCGCGCGGGATCACCGACATCGAGGCGGTCGACGAGGCGGCGGTGGCCGCGAAGTACGGCATCCCCGGCCGGGCCTACGCCGACTTCGCGGTGCTGCGCGGCGACCCGAGCGACGGGCTGCCCGGTGTCGCGGGCGTGGGCGCCAAGACGGCGGCGGCGCTGATCACCGCGTTCGGCGACCTGGCCGGCATCCGTTCTGCGGTGGCGACGACCGTCGTCCCGCGGCCGCCGCTGACCGCCGCGGTGCTGAAGAAGCTGCACGCGGCGTCGGCCTACCTCGACGCCGCGCCGGTCGTGGTCGCGGTGGAGCGGAACATCGACCTGCCGCCGGTGGAGGGCGAGCTGCCCCGGGCGCCCGCGGACCCCGACGCGCTCGCCGTCCTGGCCGAGCGGCACAACCTGGACTCGCCGCTGCGCCGGCTCGGTGCGGTGCTGGGCTGGCCGGCGGACGTCCTCGGCTGA
- a CDS encoding helix-turn-helix transcriptional regulator → MAAKRAERLVNLVIALLGTRQYVTAARIRATVPGYEPDDGTERADEAFKRMFERDKAELREMGVPLETGRTSVFDTEDGYRIARADYELPEITLTGEEAAAVGLALRLWESAQLAGAAHSALVKLKAAGVDVDTNRSIPLQPRLDAGEPAFEPVYAAARDRRQLEFDYRRPDDVEPGRRRVQPWGVVAWHGRWYLVGLDLDRQAPRQFRLSRVVGTPKAVGAADAFEPPEGVDLAEIVAGQDSGEEHLVVVRARPGTAIGLRRHAVSLGATDEDEDRLELRTNDPYRLADELAAYGPDVVVEHPAEVRDAVIERLTRLAAMSA, encoded by the coding sequence GTGGCGGCGAAGCGGGCGGAGCGACTGGTGAACCTGGTCATCGCCCTCCTGGGCACCCGTCAGTACGTGACCGCGGCCCGGATCCGCGCGACCGTGCCCGGCTACGAACCCGACGACGGCACCGAGCGCGCCGACGAGGCGTTCAAGCGCATGTTCGAGCGCGACAAGGCCGAGCTGCGCGAGATGGGCGTGCCGCTGGAGACCGGCCGCACCAGCGTGTTCGACACCGAGGACGGCTACCGGATCGCCCGCGCCGACTACGAGCTGCCCGAGATCACCCTGACCGGCGAGGAGGCCGCGGCCGTCGGCCTGGCGCTGCGGCTGTGGGAGTCCGCGCAGCTGGCCGGCGCCGCGCACAGCGCGCTGGTCAAGCTCAAGGCCGCCGGGGTGGACGTCGACACCAACCGGTCGATCCCGCTGCAGCCGCGGCTGGACGCCGGCGAGCCCGCGTTCGAGCCGGTCTACGCCGCGGCCCGCGACCGGCGGCAGCTCGAGTTCGACTACCGCCGCCCGGACGACGTCGAGCCGGGCCGCCGCCGCGTCCAGCCGTGGGGCGTGGTCGCCTGGCACGGCCGCTGGTACCTCGTCGGCCTGGACCTCGACCGGCAGGCGCCGCGGCAGTTCCGGCTCTCCCGGGTCGTCGGCACCCCGAAGGCCGTCGGCGCCGCCGACGCGTTCGAGCCGCCGGAGGGTGTCGACCTCGCCGAGATCGTCGCCGGCCAGGACTCGGGGGAGGAGCACCTGGTCGTCGTCCGCGCCCGCCCCGGGACGGCGATCGGCCTGCGCCGGCACGCGGTCTCCCTCGGTGCCACCGACGAGGACGAGGACCGGCTCGAGCTGCGCACCAACGACCCCTACCGGCTGGCCGACGAGCTCGCCGCGTACGGCCCGGACGTCGTCGTCGAGCACCCCGCCGAGGTGCGCGACGCGGTCATCGAACGGCTGACCCGGCTCGCGGCGATGAGCGCATGA
- a CDS encoding DEAD/DEAH box helicase, whose amino-acid sequence MSSPAERYAAARRRTAHPTLADFTASLGFSLDPFQVEACEALDEGAGVLVCAPTGAGKTVVGEFAVHKALAEGRKAFYTTPIKALSNQKYNDLVDRYGEKQVGLLTGDNAINGDAPVVVMTTEVLRNMLYAGSQALDGLGYVVMDEVHYLADRFRGAVWEEVIIHLPQSVTLVSLSATVSNAEEFADWLVTVRGHTKVVVSEVRPVPLWQHMLVGGRIFDLFSLRPAAHAGEPGLEPRAQSTRERGASVVDPELVRFVREHERRLDTWGGGNGRGRDREYSHRPRFRPPSRSSVVERLDRAGLLPAITFVFSRNGCDAAVNECLRSGLRLTDEAERAEIAQIVDERTGSLPEEDLHVLGFWEWREGLLAGLAAHHAGLVPAFKETVEECFVRGLVKAVFATETLALGINMPARTVVLERLVKWNGEAHVDVTPGEYTQLTGRAGRRGIDIEGHAVVIWAPGVDPAVVAGLASTRTYPLRSSFRPSYNMAVNLVGSFGRARARELLASSFAQFQADRSVVGLARSAARHEQDAERWAAEMHSEAGDVAGYAQIRREITEREKALSRDSQAKRRSEAAEALAALRPGDVIRVPSGRRQGLAVVLDPGVTDLAEPRPLVLTEDKWAGRLSPVDFPTPVSALARVKVPKNFNHRSPHARRDLASTLRTARVENDLGARRVKARSAAADDPVLADLRRALRAHPVHDLPDREERVRTAERWYRAVKEADALQHRMAERTGSLTRQFDRTCDVLEELGYLVPETVPLVQADTDVVPAVDDVPLVTDEGRRLGRIWSEADLLVAECLRSGAWRGLNAPELAAVVSTLVFEARREMASQPAVPAGKVAATIAEMRRIRLRLEDVESAHGVPLTRDLDLGFAWAAYRWADGQSLDRVLAGAEQAGTELSGGDFVRWARQLVDLLDQLAKVAEEPVAAVARKAVDRVRRGVVAVAVGG is encoded by the coding sequence ATGTCCAGCCCTGCGGAGCGGTACGCGGCCGCACGGCGGCGCACCGCCCATCCCACGCTCGCCGACTTCACCGCGTCGCTCGGCTTCTCGCTGGACCCCTTCCAGGTCGAGGCGTGCGAGGCCCTCGACGAGGGCGCCGGGGTGCTGGTGTGCGCGCCGACCGGTGCCGGCAAGACCGTCGTCGGCGAGTTCGCCGTCCACAAGGCGCTGGCCGAGGGGCGCAAGGCGTTCTACACGACGCCGATCAAGGCGCTGTCCAACCAGAAGTACAACGACCTGGTCGACCGGTACGGCGAGAAGCAGGTCGGGCTGCTGACCGGCGACAACGCCATCAACGGCGACGCGCCCGTGGTCGTGATGACCACCGAGGTGCTGCGGAACATGCTCTACGCCGGCAGCCAGGCCCTCGACGGGCTCGGCTACGTGGTCATGGACGAGGTGCACTACCTCGCCGACCGGTTCCGCGGCGCGGTGTGGGAGGAGGTGATCATCCACCTCCCGCAGTCGGTCACCCTGGTGTCGCTGTCGGCGACGGTCAGCAATGCCGAGGAGTTCGCCGACTGGCTGGTCACCGTGCGCGGCCACACGAAGGTCGTGGTCAGCGAGGTCCGGCCGGTGCCGCTGTGGCAGCACATGCTCGTCGGTGGCCGCATCTTCGACCTGTTCAGCCTGCGGCCGGCCGCGCACGCGGGGGAGCCCGGCCTCGAGCCCCGCGCGCAGTCCACCCGTGAGCGCGGCGCGAGCGTCGTGGACCCCGAGCTGGTCCGGTTCGTGCGCGAGCACGAGCGGCGGCTGGACACCTGGGGCGGCGGCAACGGCCGGGGCCGCGACCGCGAGTACAGCCACCGCCCGCGCTTCCGCCCGCCCTCGCGGAGCAGCGTCGTCGAGCGGCTCGACCGCGCCGGTCTGCTGCCGGCGATCACCTTCGTCTTCTCCCGCAACGGCTGCGACGCCGCGGTCAACGAGTGCCTGCGCTCCGGGCTGCGGCTCACCGACGAGGCCGAGCGGGCCGAGATCGCGCAGATCGTCGACGAGCGCACGGGTTCGCTGCCGGAGGAGGACCTGCACGTCCTCGGCTTCTGGGAGTGGCGCGAGGGCCTGCTCGCCGGCCTCGCCGCCCACCACGCCGGGCTGGTGCCCGCGTTCAAGGAGACCGTCGAGGAGTGCTTCGTCCGCGGCCTGGTCAAGGCGGTGTTCGCCACCGAGACCCTGGCGCTGGGCATCAACATGCCGGCGCGGACCGTCGTCCTGGAGCGGCTGGTCAAGTGGAACGGCGAGGCGCACGTCGACGTGACGCCGGGGGAGTACACCCAGCTCACCGGCCGGGCCGGGCGGCGCGGGATCGACATCGAGGGGCACGCCGTCGTCATCTGGGCGCCCGGCGTCGACCCGGCGGTGGTCGCCGGGCTGGCCAGCACCCGCACCTACCCGCTGCGCTCGTCGTTCCGGCCCAGCTACAACATGGCGGTCAACCTGGTCGGCTCCTTCGGCCGCGCCCGCGCCCGCGAGCTGCTGGCCTCCTCGTTCGCCCAGTTCCAGGCCGACCGGTCCGTCGTCGGGCTGGCGCGGTCGGCCGCCCGGCACGAGCAGGACGCCGAGCGGTGGGCCGCCGAGATGCACTCGGAGGCCGGCGACGTCGCCGGGTACGCGCAGATCCGCCGGGAGATCACCGAGCGGGAGAAGGCGCTGTCCCGCGACTCGCAGGCCAAGCGGCGGTCGGAGGCGGCCGAGGCGTTGGCGGCGCTGCGGCCGGGCGACGTCATCCGCGTGCCGTCGGGACGGCGGCAGGGGCTGGCCGTCGTCCTCGACCCGGGGGTGACCGACCTGGCCGAGCCGCGCCCGCTGGTGCTCACCGAGGACAAGTGGGCCGGCCGGCTGTCCCCGGTGGACTTCCCGACACCGGTCAGCGCGCTGGCCCGGGTCAAGGTGCCCAAGAACTTCAACCACCGCAGCCCGCACGCCCGCCGCGACCTGGCCTCGACGCTGCGCACCGCCCGGGTGGAGAACGACCTCGGCGCGCGGCGGGTCAAGGCCCGCTCGGCCGCCGCCGACGACCCGGTGCTGGCCGACCTGCGCCGCGCGCTGCGGGCGCACCCCGTGCACGACCTGCCCGACCGCGAGGAGCGGGTGCGCACCGCCGAGCGCTGGTACCGCGCGGTCAAGGAGGCCGACGCGCTGCAGCACCGCATGGCCGAGCGCACCGGCTCGCTCACCCGGCAGTTCGACCGCACCTGCGACGTCCTCGAGGAGCTGGGCTACCTGGTGCCCGAGACGGTTCCGCTGGTGCAGGCCGACACCGACGTCGTCCCGGCCGTGGACGACGTCCCGCTGGTCACCGACGAGGGACGGCGGCTGGGGCGGATCTGGTCGGAGGCCGACCTGCTGGTCGCCGAGTGCCTGCGCTCGGGCGCCTGGCGCGGGCTGAACGCCCCGGAGCTGGCCGCCGTCGTCTCCACGCTGGTGTTCGAGGCGCGCCGGGAGATGGCCAGCCAGCCGGCCGTCCCGGCCGGGAAGGTGGCCGCGACGATCGCCGAGATGCGGCGGATCCGGCTGCGCCTGGAGGACGTCGAGTCGGCGCACGGCGTGCCGCTGACCCGCGACCTGGACCTCGGCTTCGCCTGGGCGGCCTACCGCTGGGCCGACGGGCAGAGCCTCGACCGCGTGCTGGCCGGGGCCGAGCAGGCGGGCACCGAGCTCTCCGGTGGGGACTTCGTCCGCTGGGCGCGGCAGCTGGTCGACCTGCTCGACCAGCTGGCCAAGGTCGCCGAGGAGCCGGTCGCCGCGGTGGCCCGCAAGGCGGTCGACCGGGTGCGGCGCGGCGTGGTCGCCGTCGCGGTGGGTGGCTGA
- a CDS encoding DUF4333 domain-containing protein — protein MTYPPQGGSQQGQPGQYGQQPGQPGQYGQQPGQGGYGQPAQQPGQYGQQPGQPQAQPQYGQQPGYAQPGQPQYGQQQPQYGQQPQYGQQPQYGQQPYGGAPYGGAPYGQQAYGQPKKSKTGLIVGLVVLGVVIVAAAILLPILLSSTSLDPAATARDVSQQFEQREGVPVDLTCDDNMKVEAGATYQCKGTTDDGEDVTLTITITDAKADPPTYTWSER, from the coding sequence ATGACCTACCCACCGCAGGGTGGCAGCCAGCAGGGCCAGCCCGGGCAGTACGGCCAGCAGCCGGGGCAGCCGGGCCAGTACGGCCAGCAGCCGGGGCAGGGCGGGTACGGTCAGCCGGCGCAGCAGCCCGGCCAGTACGGCCAGCAGCCCGGGCAGCCGCAGGCCCAGCCGCAGTACGGCCAGCAGCCCGGGTACGCCCAGCCCGGCCAGCCGCAGTACGGCCAGCAGCAGCCCCAGTACGGCCAGCAGCCCCAGTACGGCCAGCAGCCGCAGTACGGGCAGCAGCCCTACGGCGGCGCGCCCTACGGCGGCGCGCCCTACGGGCAGCAGGCCTACGGCCAGCCGAAGAAGTCGAAGACCGGCCTGATCGTCGGCCTGGTCGTGCTCGGCGTCGTCATCGTCGCCGCGGCGATCCTGCTGCCGATCCTGCTCAGCTCGACCTCGCTCGACCCGGCCGCCACCGCGCGGGACGTCTCCCAGCAGTTCGAGCAGCGCGAGGGCGTGCCGGTCGACCTGACCTGCGACGACAACATGAAGGTCGAGGCCGGCGCCACCTACCAGTGCAAGGGCACCACCGATGACGGCGAGGACGTCACGCTGACCATCACGATCACCGACGCCAAGGCCGACCCGCCGACCTACACCTGGTCGGAGCGCTGA